The following proteins are encoded in a genomic region of Chryseobacterium cucumeris:
- a CDS encoding cation:proton antiporter produces MGKYKNLIFYITTIAVFSALMYYFIIEGQTLEVKENIVANTSSGSTWDNFLESFKTNLHHPLALLLAQIVTIIMTARLFGWICMKIKQPTVIGEMIAGIVLGPSLVGMYFPEFSAFLFPKESLGNLQFLSQIGLILFMYIVGMELDLSVLRKKAHDAVVISHASIIIPFALGIGLSYFVYQEFAPDGIQFTSFALFIAISMSITAFPVLARIVQERNLQKTKLGTIVITCAAADDITAWCILAAVIAIVKAGSFASSIYVIIMAVAYVFLMIKIVRPFLKRVGDLQAGKNTISKPMVAIFFLTLILSAYATEVIGIHALFGAFMAGAIMPENTKFRTLFIDKVEDVALVLLLPLFFVFTGLRTQIGLLNDSHLWMTAGFIILTAVLGKFAGSALTARFVGINWKESLTIGALMNTRGLMELIVLNIGYDLGVLSPEIFAMLVIMALFTTFMTGPALDFINFIFKSKKNQDESIQDNDSKYRVLLSFDKPESGSTLLKLAHNFTHKMNGNKSITAMNIAPVDEMHAYDINEYEESQFQNVIETSHDLNLEVTTLFKASTDIESDLTSITNKGHYDLLLIMLGKSMYEGSLLGRLLGFTTKIINPEKLLNTVKGKGNIFNNSPFDDFTLQILDKTNIPVGILVEKDFKAADKVFVPIFNLSDFYLLEYAKRLINNNNSQIIILDAAGQIRNNIEVKELIRSIEQVAPNHITLYNEKKIEKEFLNSHDLMLISSKSWKNLIDTKSLWLSDIPSTLIISNP; encoded by the coding sequence TTGGGGAAATACAAAAATTTAATTTTCTACATTACTACCATCGCAGTCTTTTCCGCTCTGATGTATTATTTCATCATTGAAGGGCAGACGCTGGAAGTAAAAGAAAATATCGTTGCCAATACCAGCAGCGGCTCTACCTGGGATAATTTCCTGGAATCATTCAAAACCAATCTTCACCATCCGCTTGCGCTATTATTGGCGCAAATTGTCACTATTATTATGACAGCAAGGCTTTTCGGATGGATTTGTATGAAAATAAAACAGCCTACGGTTATCGGAGAAATGATTGCAGGGATTGTACTCGGTCCTTCACTTGTGGGAATGTACTTCCCTGAGTTTTCCGCCTTTCTTTTCCCAAAAGAATCATTAGGCAACCTTCAGTTTCTGAGCCAGATAGGTCTTATCCTGTTCATGTATATTGTTGGAATGGAGCTGGATCTGAGTGTATTAAGGAAAAAAGCTCATGATGCGGTTGTCATCAGCCATGCAAGTATTATTATTCCTTTTGCTCTGGGAATAGGCCTTTCTTATTTTGTGTATCAGGAATTTGCTCCGGATGGTATCCAGTTTACCTCTTTTGCTTTATTTATAGCCATTTCGATGAGTATCACAGCATTTCCGGTACTGGCGAGAATCGTACAGGAAAGAAACCTCCAGAAAACCAAACTGGGAACGATTGTGATTACCTGTGCTGCTGCCGATGATATTACCGCATGGTGTATTCTTGCTGCCGTAATTGCTATTGTAAAAGCAGGTTCTTTTGCAAGCTCTATCTATGTGATTATCATGGCTGTTGCTTATGTATTTTTAATGATTAAAATTGTAAGACCCTTCCTGAAAAGAGTCGGAGACCTTCAGGCCGGAAAAAATACGATCAGCAAACCCATGGTGGCTATCTTTTTCCTGACCCTGATCCTGTCTGCATACGCTACTGAGGTCATTGGTATTCACGCCTTATTCGGAGCTTTTATGGCGGGAGCTATTATGCCGGAAAATACAAAGTTTCGTACCCTTTTTATTGATAAGGTAGAGGATGTGGCATTAGTACTTCTGCTGCCATTATTCTTTGTATTTACAGGACTTCGTACCCAGATCGGCCTGCTTAACGACAGCCATCTGTGGATGACCGCAGGATTTATTATTCTGACCGCAGTTCTCGGAAAGTTTGCCGGAAGTGCCCTGACCGCAAGATTTGTAGGTATTAACTGGAAAGAAAGCTTAACGATAGGAGCTCTGATGAACACAAGAGGTCTTATGGAGCTTATTGTACTCAACATTGGATATGATCTTGGCGTTTTAAGCCCTGAAATTTTTGCAATGCTTGTAATCATGGCTCTCTTCACCACTTTCATGACTGGGCCTGCACTGGATTTTATTAATTTTATTTTTAAATCTAAAAAAAACCAGGACGAATCCATTCAGGATAATGATTCCAAATACCGCGTTCTTCTCTCATTTGATAAACCGGAATCCGGAAGTACTTTGTTGAAACTTGCACACAATTTCACCCATAAAATGAACGGCAATAAAAGCATCACTGCGATGAATATTGCTCCGGTAGATGAAATGCATGCCTATGACATCAACGAGTATGAGGAGTCACAGTTTCAGAATGTCATTGAAACCTCTCACGATCTGAATCTGGAAGTCACTACCCTCTTCAAAGCGTCTACTGATATCGAAAGTGATTTGACCAGCATTACCAACAAAGGACATTATGATCTTCTGCTGATCATGCTTGGAAAATCTATGTATGAAGGTAGTTTATTGGGAAGGTTATTAGGCTTTACCACCAAGATTATTAATCCCGAAAAACTATTGAACACGGTAAAAGGCAAAGGAAATATATTCAACAATTCTCCTTTTGACGATTTTACCCTTCAGATTCTCGACAAAACCAATATTCCTGTAGGAATTTTGGTGGAAAAAGATTTTAAAGCAGCCGACAAAGTATTTGTTCCGATCTTCAATCTGAGTGATTTTTACCTTCTTGAATATGCGAAAAGGCTGATTAATAACAATAATTCTCAGATTATCATTCTGGATGCCGCAGGACAGATCCGAAATAATATTGAAGTAAAAGAACTGATCAGAAGCATTGAACAGGTAGCTCCAAACCACATTACGCTGTACAATGAGAAGAAGATTGAGAAAGAATTCCTGAATTCTCATGACCTGATGCTCATCAGCAGTAAAAGCTGGAAAAACCTGATCGATACAAAAAGTCTATGGCTGTCTGATATCCCATCAACATTAATAATATCAAATCCATAA
- a CDS encoding M23 family metallopeptidase — MTGTIIGNQNPLVGTTYTYEIKPSGLSFGLKGDYEWYLFKKQKNGSWKDITGKPKTGEKVTYNFGEIALGIEFQMKVYETKKGILPGLPSTRELAGSCVLIPTSNKVPKIDKVVLFNRGAKDVNRASYRDTLIAQAHCIAMFNKEIEFHLWEDDAPGKGHDANINKNNRHTRSYKARVNEKGIAEVSIPLMSDEKILRQMANQFLMKGDRNEGANHEYYVTATYSGQIQGASQVNVAVANPDYKGQPQNQPKPKPQPEKHTPKFPAGQGGGPKQPDPKGNIIEAVFIDDKGNELSKVAVGDKVRVRIHSKNMVGKHIQYVVWEYDTTSNDEVYRSGNIKIPADVCDTSGFVITKDIFGKGIDSPIGDPDSDTQNYFIEIISKDLSAESQKFGVNSEGLMQVEKVKSAAGVQNTQKPDKPGSCICQEQYKDLIWGGKVSCEFRKKVVQICAELWGENRKLEMANGLMAVMNVETSGSFKAQQLEGWNSTKDPNKMTIKDFWKEGNRKSSRAIGLIQFTQDALQNNLKEYKSNPKLSVEERFDELNKLKLEYAQMGEIKQLDKVKKYFEPHKNSIKSPEDIYLSVFAPIGVGKDDDFILYQKYDNPQNEKEKTSNKNYKANKSVDEENNDDKKIQRREILGRYNISFSRGLGNKPKTFNCESAVTNPQNSSPKNTKWHDPVDNPMLCLYTQNGNYRPRYNVFGTVRKERSNHNHQGIDLLALPGSNAYACVDAYVEFISIQSGYGNVICLKVKDPKEFLKRKRDFNLQYSNMGEIQSGSGFSFNGDFYLFYAHLQEVEKSLKTNQEVSCGTIIGKNGTSGYGQTKDPHLHFEIRSSVTGGGLSNRCHPGIFVYYKDENTMSQKEKDYQKEIAQKFWD; from the coding sequence ATGACAGGAACTATTATCGGGAATCAGAATCCTCTGGTAGGAACAACCTATACCTACGAAATAAAACCTTCAGGACTTTCATTTGGTCTTAAAGGTGATTATGAATGGTATCTTTTTAAGAAACAAAAGAACGGAAGCTGGAAAGACATCACCGGAAAGCCCAAGACCGGTGAAAAGGTGACGTACAACTTTGGGGAAATAGCGCTGGGAATAGAGTTTCAAATGAAAGTCTATGAAACTAAAAAAGGAATTTTACCTGGTCTTCCCTCTACCAGAGAACTGGCTGGAAGCTGTGTATTAATACCAACAAGCAACAAAGTTCCGAAGATTGATAAAGTAGTACTCTTCAACAGAGGAGCAAAAGACGTCAATAGAGCCAGCTACCGTGATACTCTTATTGCACAGGCTCATTGTATTGCGATGTTTAATAAAGAAATTGAGTTTCACCTTTGGGAAGATGACGCTCCTGGAAAAGGGCACGATGCCAATATTAACAAAAACAACCGTCACACCCGCAGCTATAAGGCTCGCGTCAATGAAAAAGGGATTGCAGAAGTGTCAATACCTCTGATGTCTGATGAAAAAATCCTTCGTCAGATGGCCAATCAGTTTCTGATGAAAGGTGACAGGAATGAAGGCGCGAATCATGAATATTATGTTACAGCCACTTATTCAGGACAAATTCAGGGAGCCAGCCAGGTGAATGTAGCTGTAGCCAATCCGGATTATAAAGGGCAGCCTCAAAACCAGCCAAAACCCAAGCCGCAACCTGAGAAACACACGCCAAAATTCCCGGCCGGACAAGGAGGTGGTCCCAAACAGCCGGATCCTAAAGGCAATATTATAGAAGCTGTTTTCATAGATGATAAAGGAAATGAACTTTCCAAAGTTGCTGTAGGAGATAAAGTAAGGGTAAGAATCCACTCTAAAAATATGGTGGGAAAACACATCCAATATGTAGTCTGGGAATATGATACCACTTCCAATGATGAAGTTTACAGAAGCGGAAATATTAAAATTCCTGCCGATGTATGTGATACTTCAGGATTTGTCATTACCAAAGACATTTTCGGAAAAGGAATAGACTCCCCTATCGGCGATCCGGATTCCGATACACAAAATTATTTCATCGAAATTATCTCCAAAGATCTTTCTGCAGAATCTCAGAAATTTGGGGTAAATTCGGAAGGACTGATGCAGGTGGAGAAGGTGAAGAGTGCGGCGGGGGTGCAGAATACACAGAAACCAGATAAGCCAGGAAGTTGTATATGTCAGGAACAATACAAAGATCTAATATGGGGTGGAAAAGTAAGTTGTGAGTTTAGGAAGAAAGTAGTACAAATATGTGCTGAATTATGGGGTGAAAATAGAAAGCTAGAAATGGCAAATGGATTAATGGCTGTAATGAATGTTGAAACAAGTGGAAGTTTTAAAGCACAACAATTAGAAGGATGGAACTCAACAAAAGATCCAAATAAAATGACAATAAAAGACTTCTGGAAAGAAGGAAACAGAAAGTCATCAAGAGCAATAGGCTTAATCCAATTCACCCAAGATGCCTTACAAAATAATCTTAAAGAATATAAAAGTAATCCAAAATTATCTGTTGAAGAACGCTTTGATGAACTAAACAAACTAAAATTAGAATATGCTCAAATGGGAGAAATAAAACAACTTGATAAGGTAAAAAAATATTTTGAACCGCACAAAAACAGTATTAAATCTCCTGAAGATATTTATTTATCAGTTTTTGCCCCTATAGGAGTAGGCAAAGATGACGATTTTATTTTATATCAAAAATATGATAATCCGCAAAATGAAAAAGAAAAAACAAGTAATAAAAATTATAAAGCAAATAAAAGTGTAGATGAAGAGAATAACGATGATAAAAAAATTCAAAGAAGAGAAATATTAGGTAGATATAATATTAGTTTTAGCCGAGGGTTAGGCAATAAACCAAAAACATTCAACTGTGAAAGTGCTGTAACAAATCCTCAGAATTCTTCTCCTAAAAACACTAAATGGCATGATCCAGTTGACAATCCAATGTTATGCTTGTACACTCAAAATGGGAACTACAGACCTAGATATAATGTTTTTGGAACAGTCAGAAAAGAAAGAAGTAATCACAACCATCAAGGAATAGACCTTCTTGCTCTACCAGGGTCAAATGCTTATGCATGCGTAGATGCATATGTGGAATTTATAAGTATACAATCAGGATATGGAAATGTAATTTGTTTGAAAGTAAAAGACCCTAAAGAATTTTTGAAAAGAAAAAGAGATTTCAATTTGCAATATTCAAATATGGGAGAAATACAAAGTGGATCAGGTTTTAGCTTTAATGGTGATTTTTATTTATTTTATGCTCATTTACAAGAGGTAGAAAAATCATTAAAAACTAATCAAGAAGTTAGCTGTGGGACAATTATTGGCAAGAATGGCACAAGTGGTTACGGACAAACTAAAGACCCACACTTACATTTTGAAATTAGAAGTTCTGTTACCGGTGGTGGGTTAAGTAATCGATGTCATCCAGGTATTTTCGTTTATTACAAAGATGAAAATACAATGTCACAAAAAGAAAAAGATTATCAAAAAGAAATAGCACAAAAATTTTGGGATTAA
- a CDS encoding LysM peptidoglycan-binding domain-containing protein has product MEIDFLQYKVRNGDTLTSIASRLGMTSEELKLFHNSHCPKMDKVWFENLNDVKNIFVPTHFKTESQKENERNNSLPGQFSDSFWAQTYSINETFETSFESSVNIGYTIDINLRKDKNTGLYILSYSQKDFKSGGNEPDDKVSGLSIACMKSIMPLEFILNEQGRIKGLADHKKITETFSRQRKDLEEFYVGEVARNYIDSFERNISNEVFLLQQFQSTLLFQALFPQTDWFRRKIKWTESFYFLRNSFPVACEIKPEHKNKEEDSVLTILSGKITELCTSQEIMRGIRLKKPAARPASGNIVLEYTTHTKNKNLLQAKASVLLSHEEVLIHQHHINITQG; this is encoded by the coding sequence ATGGAAATTGATTTCTTACAATATAAGGTACGAAATGGAGACACGCTTACCTCCATCGCTTCCCGGCTGGGTATGACCAGTGAGGAGCTTAAGCTGTTTCATAATTCTCATTGCCCGAAAATGGATAAAGTCTGGTTTGAAAACCTTAATGACGTTAAAAATATTTTTGTCCCTACTCATTTTAAAACAGAATCGCAGAAGGAAAATGAAAGGAATAACAGTCTTCCCGGCCAGTTCTCTGATTCCTTTTGGGCCCAGACTTATAGTATTAATGAGACTTTTGAAACGTCTTTCGAATCTTCAGTTAACATCGGTTATACCATTGATATAAATCTCCGAAAAGACAAAAACACAGGTCTGTATATCCTTAGCTATAGTCAGAAAGACTTTAAATCCGGAGGAAATGAACCGGATGATAAGGTAAGCGGTCTTTCGATAGCCTGCATGAAAAGTATTATGCCGCTTGAATTTATTCTTAATGAACAAGGCAGGATAAAAGGATTGGCAGATCATAAAAAAATCACGGAAACTTTTAGCAGACAGCGTAAAGATCTTGAAGAGTTTTATGTAGGTGAAGTCGCTCGAAATTATATAGATTCTTTTGAAAGGAACATCAGCAATGAAGTGTTTTTATTACAGCAATTTCAGAGCACACTGCTGTTTCAGGCTCTGTTTCCCCAAACAGACTGGTTCCGGAGAAAAATAAAGTGGACAGAATCTTTTTATTTTTTACGGAATTCATTTCCGGTAGCCTGTGAAATCAAACCTGAACATAAAAATAAAGAAGAGGACTCTGTTTTGACTATTTTAAGCGGAAAAATCACTGAATTATGTACCTCACAGGAGATCATGCGCGGGATCAGGCTCAAAAAACCGGCTGCAAGACCTGCTTCAGGAAATATTGTATTAGAATACACCACTCACACTAAAAATAAGAATCTTCTTCAGGCTAAAGCCTCGGTTTTACTCAGCCATGAAGAGGTATTGATACACCAACATCACATCAATATAACACAAGGATAA
- a CDS encoding PAAR-like protein translates to MKNYVTQKGDTFSSLARQFKLKNEGILKTYHNLHCPPEDVMQEPVPGKTILIPEDPQLMAEETEPQSIAASSQEESTENVGSDEENSTEETPQNEVQPSGKTEQQSDKQEKEDQKEDSGSSPHEGKYFIVQKGTVQCNQGFKFPKFKVTSHQKHYWNDEEGNADYLAVTEDDLQLDPAAQPFGQCKLKPSSGGYLPCAYAPAGKWQKTYEKVKVMGKSCLTEISELMCSTGGKITILKHGQQSEVGKSQVAKASTQEQQVYNPVVDFDEFKEDTRDTDQLYYS, encoded by the coding sequence ATGAAAAATTATGTCACACAAAAAGGCGATACTTTCAGTTCTCTGGCCCGGCAGTTTAAGCTGAAAAATGAAGGTATTTTAAAAACTTACCATAATCTCCACTGTCCGCCGGAAGATGTCATGCAGGAACCTGTTCCGGGAAAAACGATTTTGATTCCGGAAGATCCACAGCTCATGGCTGAGGAAACAGAACCTCAAAGTATAGCTGCATCTTCTCAGGAGGAATCTACAGAAAATGTAGGTTCTGATGAAGAAAATTCAACGGAAGAAACCCCACAAAATGAAGTGCAGCCATCCGGAAAAACGGAACAACAAAGTGATAAACAAGAAAAGGAGGATCAAAAAGAAGACAGTGGTTCCAGTCCTCATGAAGGAAAATATTTCATTGTGCAGAAAGGAACCGTGCAATGTAATCAGGGATTTAAATTTCCAAAATTTAAAGTGACCAGCCATCAGAAACACTACTGGAATGATGAAGAAGGAAACGCTGATTATCTGGCCGTAACAGAGGATGATCTTCAGCTCGATCCTGCGGCACAGCCGTTTGGACAATGCAAACTCAAGCCAAGTTCGGGAGGATATCTTCCGTGTGCTTATGCTCCAGCCGGAAAGTGGCAGAAGACATATGAAAAAGTAAAAGTGATGGGGAAAAGCTGTCTTACGGAAATCTCAGAACTCATGTGCAGTACGGGAGGGAAAATTACCATCCTCAAACACGGACAGCAAAGCGAAGTCGGTAAAAGCCAGGTTGCCAAAGCAAGTACGCAGGAACAGCAGGTTTATAATCCCGTTGTGGATTTTGATGAATTCAAGGAAGATACAAGAGATACAGACCAACTTTATTATAGCTAA
- a CDS encoding LytR/AlgR family response regulator transcription factor gives MIKCVILDDELLAISYLKLLCEQIENVEVVKAFNDPKIFLNEIESLDCNLCILDIEMPGMTGLQVAEIISGSKKIIFTTAYKEYAAEAFDLNVVDYVRKPIKKERLVQAFEKAKELVENAPKKTFIEWNTNIGKTVIFTEQISYIKTSEIDSRDKDIMLIDGTTIVLKNLNFKNLLEMLPSKDFAQVNKKEIIALSSIKVFSTNEIITTIPAEDHSFLKLQIGDAYKNSLMELFGK, from the coding sequence ATGATAAAATGCGTTATTCTGGATGATGAATTACTGGCCATCAGCTATTTAAAACTTCTATGCGAGCAGATTGAGAATGTAGAGGTAGTAAAAGCATTCAATGATCCTAAAATTTTTCTGAATGAAATAGAAAGCCTCGACTGTAATCTGTGCATTCTGGATATTGAAATGCCCGGAATGACAGGTCTTCAGGTGGCTGAGATTATTTCAGGTTCTAAAAAAATCATCTTTACAACAGCTTACAAAGAATATGCTGCTGAAGCTTTCGATTTGAATGTGGTGGATTATGTAAGAAAACCCATCAAAAAAGAAAGACTGGTTCAAGCTTTCGAAAAAGCTAAAGAACTGGTAGAAAATGCTCCTAAAAAAACTTTTATCGAGTGGAATACCAATATTGGAAAAACCGTTATATTCACAGAACAGATTTCCTACATCAAAACCTCTGAAATCGACAGCAGGGATAAAGATATTATGCTTATTGACGGAACAACCATCGTTTTAAAAAACCTGAATTTCAAAAACCTTCTGGAAATGCTGCCATCAAAAGATTTTGCTCAGGTTAACAAAAAAGAAATTATCGCATTGTCTTCCATTAAGGTATTTTCAACCAACGAAATTATTACCACCATTCCTGCGGAAGATCACTCTTTTCTGAAACTTCAGATCGGAGATGCTTATAAAAATTCATTGATGGAGCTCTTCGGAAAATAG
- a CDS encoding alanine dehydrogenase encodes MSTNIFTPFTEEELMPKEEKLEVIKKGKQFSIGIPKETCLNERRTCITPDAVQVLVEHGHEIIIESGAGQGSFFTDLQYSESGAKITNDPKEAFGQDLILKVNPPTEDEIEYMKPNTYLVSALQINLRDKEYFLKLAEKKINAIAFEFIVDEYKQLALVRLVGEIAGTVSILYASELLALSNGLMLGGITGVRPAEVVILGAGIVGEFATKAAIGLGASVKVFDNSLSKLRRLHTIVDSRVPTSIIDPKELSKSLRRADVVIGALPRLNMTPIVTEDMVMKMKKGSVIIDITIDNGKVIETSELTTMEDPYVIKHGVIHCGLPNLTSRMPRTTTKAISNFFLSYILNYDEEGGFENMLIRKNEMKQSLYMYKGRHTKKIICDRFGLTYHDINLLIF; translated from the coding sequence ATGAGTACAAATATTTTTACTCCTTTCACAGAAGAAGAATTAATGCCGAAAGAGGAAAAATTGGAGGTTATAAAGAAAGGGAAACAGTTCAGTATTGGAATTCCTAAAGAAACCTGTCTCAACGAAAGGAGAACCTGTATTACTCCTGACGCCGTACAGGTGTTGGTAGAGCACGGCCATGAGATCATTATTGAATCAGGGGCCGGACAAGGTTCATTTTTTACAGATTTACAGTATTCCGAATCTGGAGCGAAGATCACCAATGATCCAAAAGAAGCTTTCGGGCAGGATCTTATCCTGAAGGTGAACCCTCCTACAGAAGATGAAATTGAGTACATGAAGCCTAATACGTATCTGGTTTCGGCACTTCAAATTAATCTTAGAGACAAGGAGTATTTCTTAAAGCTTGCAGAGAAAAAAATAAACGCCATCGCTTTTGAATTTATCGTTGATGAATACAAGCAGCTGGCTTTGGTAAGATTAGTCGGGGAAATTGCAGGAACCGTTTCAATCTTATATGCCTCCGAATTATTAGCCTTATCAAACGGGTTAATGCTGGGAGGAATTACAGGAGTAAGACCCGCAGAAGTTGTTATCCTTGGAGCCGGAATTGTAGGTGAGTTTGCTACAAAAGCAGCCATTGGTTTAGGAGCAAGTGTAAAAGTTTTCGATAATTCTTTATCCAAGCTTAGAAGGCTTCACACGATTGTTGACAGCCGCGTACCGACTTCTATTATTGATCCTAAAGAGCTCAGCAAAAGTTTAAGACGTGCCGATGTAGTAATCGGAGCACTTCCAAGATTGAACATGACCCCTATCGTTACTGAAGATATGGTGATGAAAATGAAAAAAGGCAGTGTCATCATCGATATTACCATAGACAACGGTAAAGTGATCGAAACTTCAGAGCTTACCACCATGGAAGATCCTTATGTCATCAAACACGGTGTCATCCACTGCGGACTTCCGAATCTTACCTCAAGAATGCCGAGAACCACCACCAAGGCCATCTCGAATTTCTTCCTTTCCTATATTTTAAATTATGACGAAGAGGGCGGCTTTGAAAACATGCTGATCCGCAAAAATGAAATGAAGCAGAGCTTATATATGTACAAAGGAAGACATACCAAGAAGATCATCTGCGATCGTTTCGGACTTACGTACCACGATATCAATCTTTTAATTTTCTAA
- a CDS encoding DUF4258 domain-containing protein: MKKLKFYAIGFVPGLLIVFFILNKKGASCSGYLPNSRVIAESLSKEFKYSEEAKNAMAAYKIDEKFIKDSIITNGKVDFDRSHAQKKPCPDYLLTYPEKNPSYEITFEKCEETVTVNSLKKLK; the protein is encoded by the coding sequence ATGAAGAAACTGAAATTTTATGCAATAGGCTTCGTTCCGGGGCTTTTGATCGTATTTTTTATTTTAAACAAAAAAGGAGCAAGCTGCAGCGGATATTTACCGAACAGCCGTGTGATTGCTGAAAGTCTTTCCAAAGAATTCAAATATTCTGAAGAAGCTAAAAATGCAATGGCGGCCTACAAGATTGATGAGAAATTTATAAAAGACAGCATCATTACCAACGGAAAGGTAGATTTTGACCGCAGCCATGCACAAAAGAAACCATGTCCGGACTATCTTTTAACCTATCCTGAAAAAAATCCGTCTTACGAGATCACTTTTGAAAAATGTGAAGAAACGGTGACGGTAAACAGTCTTAAAAAACTGAAATAG
- a CDS encoding histidine kinase yields MDGNYYMIHDYLIFIGVFAIFLFLTISIYLFSQNQKLKQRNTKLSETNKLIEQHLNEVRLEHIGTKLNPHLFKNILNSVQSHAYQTYMSLDKLANVLDYILYESNNKYVSPKEELNFALSLIEINKIKINPLFDFRIKSRINKSDALYEEKVFAPLISVDLIENAFKHTDFLAQDSFISIYMELEDSIFTMKVSNKASLKNILEKEKSGFGSQSFDQRLKMIYSTYYQLERSSKNGIFTAELKINLGEFYDKMRYSG; encoded by the coding sequence ATGGACGGCAATTACTACATGATTCATGATTATCTGATATTCATCGGAGTTTTTGCCATTTTCCTGTTTCTGACTATCAGTATTTATCTCTTCAGCCAGAATCAGAAGCTGAAACAGAGAAATACCAAATTATCGGAAACCAACAAACTTATTGAGCAGCACCTGAATGAAGTCCGTCTGGAACATATCGGCACAAAGCTGAATCCGCATTTGTTTAAAAATATTCTGAATTCGGTGCAGTCTCATGCCTATCAGACGTATATGTCACTGGATAAGCTGGCCAATGTGCTGGATTATATTTTATACGAAAGCAACAATAAGTATGTAAGCCCGAAAGAAGAGCTTAATTTTGCTTTAAGCCTTATTGAAATTAATAAAATCAAGATCAATCCACTTTTTGACTTCAGAATTAAATCCAGGATCAATAAATCTGATGCTTTGTATGAAGAAAAGGTATTTGCTCCGCTGATCTCGGTGGACCTTATAGAAAATGCTTTCAAACATACGGATTTTCTGGCTCAGGATTCTTTTATTTCCATTTATATGGAGCTTGAGGACAGTATTTTCACTATGAAAGTCAGTAATAAAGCTTCTCTGAAAAATATTCTGGAAAAGGAAAAAAGCGGTTTTGGAAGCCAGTCTTTTGATCAGAGGCTTAAAATGATCTACAGTACTTATTATCAGCTGGAAAGAAGCTCAAAAAACGGAATCTTTACGGCAGAATTAAAAATCAATTTAGGAGAATTCTATGATAAAATGCGTTATTCTGGATGA